A stretch of the Acanthopagrus latus isolate v.2019 chromosome 9, fAcaLat1.1, whole genome shotgun sequence genome encodes the following:
- the LOC119025770 gene encoding gamma-crystallin M3-like: MGKIIFYEERNFQGRSYECMSDCSDMSSYLSRCQSCRVESGCFMVYDRSNYMGNQYFMRRGEYADYMNMMGMSGIRSCRMIPMHRGQFRMRIYERENFGGQMHELMDDCDNIMDRYRMSDCQSCNVMDGHWLMYEQPQYRGRMMYVRPGEYRSFREMGMSGTRFMSMRRIMDMC, from the exons ATGGGCAAG atcaTCTTCTACGAGGAGAGGAACTTCCAGGGTCGCTCCTATGAGTGCATGAGCGACTGCTCTGACATGTCCTCCTACCTGAGCAGGTGCCAGTCCTGCAGGGTGGAGAGCGGCTGCTTCATGGTCTACGACCGCTCCAACTACATGGGAAACCAGTATTTCATGAGGAGGGGCGAGTACGCTGACTACATGAACATGATGGGAATGAGTGGTATCAGATCTTGCCGTATGATCCCCATG CACAGAGGCCAGTTCAGGATGAGGATCTACGAGAGGGAGAACTTCGGTGGTCAGATGCATGAGCTGATGGACGACTGCGACAATATCATGGACCGCTACCGTATGTCTGACTGCCAGTCCTGCAACGTGATGGACGGCCACTGGCTGATGTACGAGCAGCCCCAGTACAGAGGCAGGATGATGTACGTGAGACCCGGAGAGTACAGGAGCTTCAGGGAGATGGGCATGAGTGGCACCAGGTTCATGAGCATGAGGCGCATCATGGACATGTGCTAA
- the LOC119025769 gene encoding gamma-crystallin M3-like, producing MSNTSMNMRGKIIFYEERNFQGRSYECMSDCSDMSSYLNRCHSCRVESGCFMVYDRSNYMGNQYFMRRGEYADYMSMMGMRECIRSCRMIPMHRGQFRMRIYERENFGGQMHELMEDCDNIMDRYRMNDCMSCNVMDGHWLMYEQPQFRGRMMYLRPGEYRSFREMGMSGTRFMSMRRIMDMC from the exons ATGAGCAACACCAGCATGAACATGAGGGGCAAA ATCATCTTCTACGAGGAGAGGAACTTCCAGGGTCGCTCCTATGAGTGCATGAGCGACTGCTCTGACATGTCCTCCTACCTGAACAGGTGCCACTCCTGCAGGGTGGAGAGCGGCTGCTTCATGGTCTACGACCGCTCCAACTACATGGGAAACCAGTATTTCATGAGGAGGGGCGAGTACGCTGACTACATGAGCATGATGGGAATGAGAGAATGCATCAGGTCTTGCCGTATGATCCCCATG CACAGAGGCCAGTTCAGGATGAGGATCTACGAGAGGGAGAACTTCGGTGGTCAGATGCATGAGCTGATGGAGGACTGCGACAACATCATGGACCGCTACCGTATGAACGACTGCATGTCCTGCAACGTGATGGACGGCCACTGGCTGATGTACGAGCAGCCCCAATTCAGAGGCAGGATGATGTACCTGAGGCCCGGAGAGTACAGGAGCTTCAGGGAGATGGGCATGAGTGGCACCAGGTTCATGAGCATGAGGCGCATCATGGACATGTGCTag
- the LOC119025227 gene encoding gamma-crystallin M3-like: MTMGKIIFYEDRNFQGRSYECMSDCSDMSSYLNRCHSCRVESGCFMVYDRPNYMGNQYFMRRGEYADYMSMMGMRDCIRSCRMIPMHRGQYRMRIYERENFGGQMHELMEDCDNIMDRYRMSDCMSCNVMDGHWLMYEQPHYRGRMMYLRPGEYRSFREMGMSGSRFMSMRRITDM; this comes from the exons ATGACCATGGGCAAG atCATCTTCTACGAGGACAGGAACTTCCAGGGTCGTTCCTATGAGTGCATGAGCGACTGCTCTGACATGTCCTCCTACCTGAACAGGTGCCACTCCTGCAGGGTGGAGAGCGGCTGCTTCATGGTCTACGACCGTCCCAACTACATGGGAAACCAGTATTTCATGAGGAGGGGCGAGTACGCTGACTACATGAGCATGATGGGAATGAGAGACTGCATCAGGTCTTGCCGTATGATCCCCATG CACAGAGGCCAGTACAGGATGAGAATCTACGAGAGGGAGAACTTTGGTGGTCAGATGCATGAGCTGATGGAGGACTGCGACAACATCATGGACCGCTACCGTATGTCTGACTGCATGTCCTGCAACGTGATGGACGGCCACTGGCTGATGTACGAGCAGCCCCACTACAGAGGCAGGATGATGTACCTGAGGCCCGGAGAGTACAGGAGCTTCAGGGAGATGGGCATGAGTGGCAGCAGGTTCATGAGCATGAGGCGTATCACTGACATGTAA
- the LOC119025786 gene encoding gamma-crystallin M3-like, with the protein MTMGKIIFYEDRNFQGRHYETSSDCPELTSYLSRCHSCRVESGCFMVYDRSNYMGNQYFMRRGEYADYMSMMGMSDCIRSCRMIPMHRGSYRMKIYERENFGGQSYELMDDCDNIMDRYRMSDCMSCNVMDGHWLMYEQPQFRGRMMYLRPGEYRSFRDMGMSGSRFMSMRRIRDSCN; encoded by the exons atgACCATGGGCAAG atcatCTTCTACGAGGACAGGAACTTCCAGGGTCGCCACTATGAGACCAGCAGCGACTGCCCTGAGCTGACCTCCTACCTGAGCAGGTGCCACTCCTGCAGGGTGGAGAGCGGCTGCTTCATGGTCTACGACCGCTCCAACTACATGGGAAACCAGTATTTCATGAGGAGGGGCGAGTACGCTGACTACATGAGCATGATGGGAATGTCAGACTGCATCAGGTCTTGCCGTATGATCCCCATG caCAGGGGATCCTACAGGATGAAGATCTACGAGAGGGAGAACTTCGGTGGTCAGAGTTACGAGCTGATGGACGACTGCGACAACATCATGGACCGCTACCGTATGTCTGACTGCATGTCCTGCAACGTGATGGACGGCCACTGGCTGATGTACGAGCAGCCCCAATTCAGAGGCAGGATGATGTACCTGAGGCCCGGAGAGTACAGGAGCTTCAGGGACATGGGCATGAGTGGCAGCAGGTTCATGAGCATGAGGCGTATCAGGGATTCCTGCAACTAA
- the LOC119025774 gene encoding gamma-crystallin M3-like, whose product MHGKIIFYEDRNFQGRSYETSSDCADMSSHLSRCHSCKVESGCFMVYDRPNYMGQQYFLKRGEYSDYQRMMGFGDCIRSCRMIPMHKGSYRIRIYERENFGGQMHELMEDCDNIMDRYHMSDCQSCNVMDGHWLMYEQPHYRGRMMYLRPGEYRSFRGLGYDGMRYSSIRRITDSC is encoded by the exons ATGCACGGCAAG ATCATCTTCTACGAGGACAGGAACTTCCAGGGTCGCTCCTATGAGACCAGCAGCGACTGTGCAGACATGTCCTCCCACCTGAGCAGGTGCCACTCCTGCAAGGTGGAGAGTGGCTGTTTCATGGTTTATGACCGTCCCAACTACATGGGTCAGCAATACTTCCTTAAGAGAGGGGAGTATTCTGACTATCAGCGCATGATGGGTTTTGGTGACTGCATCAGGTCTTGTCGTATGATCCCCATG CACAAAGGGTCCTATAGAATAAGGATCTACGAGAGGGAGAACTTCGGTGGTCAGATGCATGAGCTGATGGAGGACTGCGACAACATCATGGACCGTTACCACATGTCTGATTGCCAGTCCTGCAACGTGATGGACGGCCACTGGCTGATGTACGAGCAGCCCCACTACAGAGGCAGGATGATGTACCTGAGGCCCGGAGAGTACAGGAGCTTCAGAGGCCTGGGATATGATGGAATGCGATACAGCTCTATCAGACGTATTACAGACTCCTGTTAA
- the LOC119025780 gene encoding gamma-crystallin M3-like: protein MTTTDMSMGKIIFYEDRNFQGRSYECMSDCSDMSSYLSRCQSCRVESGCFMVYDRPNYMGNQYFMRRGEYADYMSMMGMSSGIRSCRMIPMHRGQFRMRIYERENFGGQMHELMEDCDNIMDRYRMSDCLSCNVMDGHWLMYEQPHYRGRMMYLRPGEYRSFREMGMSGSRFMSMRRIMDMC from the exons ATGACCACCACCGATATGAGCATGGGCAAG atcatcTTCTACGAGGACAGGAACTTCCAGGGTCGTTCCTATGAGTGCATGAGCGACTGCTCTGACATGTCCTCCTACCTGAGCAGGTGCCAGTCCTGCAGGGTGGAGAGCGGCTGCTTCATGGTCTACGACCGTCCCAACTACATGGGAAACCAGTATTTCATGAGGAGGGGCGAGTACGCTGACTACATGAGCATGATGGGAATGAGCAGTGGTATCAGGTCTTGCCGTATGATCCCCATG CACAGAGGCCAGTTCAGGATGAGGATCTACGAGAGGGAGAACTTCGGTGGTCAGATGCATGAGCTGATGGAGGACTGCGACAACATCATGGACCGCTACCGTATGTCTGACTGCCTGTCCTGCAACGTGATGGACGGCCACTGGCTGATGTACGAGCAGCCCCACTACAGAGGCAGGATGATGTACCTGAGGCCCGGAGAGTACAGGAGCTTCAGGGAGATGGGCATGAGTGGCAGCAGGTTCATGAGCATGAGGCGCATCATGGACATGTGCTAG